From Schizosaccharomyces pombe strain 972h- genome assembly, chromosome: II, the proteins below share one genomic window:
- the npg1 gene encoding GTPase regulator → MKMLQNKGPLQELTLNAMAPNGIFQDEPMIQKFENHYVFKKDMKSKRNKEVKNQMNDWLAYGYLCSVHEAKKWLEEETNNEYQNLDDFVDALVNGKVLCQLAFKYYPKLASNWKPRYQISERNTVYLNAFFHFLDFIGMFTPFRFETKDLVRRFNIPKVIYCLHALSYLLDFLEVTRHVPSLYGKLRIKKSQLNTATKEISLLKKAKKFPNFPKLKNFFCSYSHRHETATSNKQVSCFREVPAWIKQCQSQCRGFLTRKCVSIEKLRRDDMSERLGWLPKLETKLSSISDEERLILLKESHQIYRKMVSLHLELLHLPQLEMSLDFCGFSSDDSSIAISSQLVPPILNNLIFKLEESPQIWILIISRFSSDGIDKIDVQNFILLILKFFGFAISASDRRSFLNLIMSCVMVSIQQSSAEVGHSTSDSLISWASRLFTKGFCLQLQSFFEKHLGNVVDKFFLEHLCETTIESDAMRVVTEMLVSCYENRERIPNELPMVLKQIYYSRSESFKPSAIKEFIEYFLCDQLMNCLSVYYSKYFEGKDSKKFTLVKHFMNSLFGRVKLNEQTEIIWHTRNYRIVEALVRKLIHLSTPKIIPVYGGRTLSCTHKDIFDLQNILRYCDERGDFSSFPSFKKLISLLGSPKLFKKHENQILLLESKNEVIHSSLPCSKSSLYQLSLSLCIPLIEGHLRNSLEEILFGVPTELENQKFMSVLRNDKLIKSIHPGSLSGISNSFVNSKHPIEQWQSRLRKILHLFSGRNEDIASLQCVLQFGSSERIHLEDIQNSHRYLCSLKKNNSQKDIHRNPLLSHVFDTNTKSFDTLKTLNYKHAILKKSMGELYKMEMIHECPRQLFGQILVVYLNRERTLLNFYLIENSKTIDEATLQLTDLIQAIKTGIYYLRMFNLPFHVKQLYTWLAPISKYDSEISFNQKKERRKTFLSFERRGKNRKF, encoded by the exons ATGAAAATGTTACAGAATAAAGGGCCGTTGCAGGAGCTTACGCTTAATGCGATGGCTCCGAATGGTATTTTTCAGGATGAACCGATgatacaaaaatttgaaaaccactatgtttttaaaaaagatatgaAGTCCAAACGCAATAAAGAAGTTAAGAATCAAATGAATGACTGGCTTGCCTATGGCTATCTTTGTAGCGTTCATGAAGCTAAAAA ATGGCTTGAAGAGGAAACTAATAACGAATATCAGAACCTTGATGACTTTGTTGATGCACTTGTAAATGGTAAAGTTCTGTGTCAGTTagcttttaaatattatccCAAGTTAGCTTCAAATTGGAAGCCACGTTATCAAATATCTGAAAGGAATACGGTTTACTTAAATGCattcttccattttttagatttcaTTGGAATGTTTACT CCATTTCGCTTCGAGACGAAAGATTTAGTTAGAAGATTTAATATTCCAAAAGTAATCTATTGCTTACACGCTCTTTCTTATCTTCTTGATTTTCTTGAAGTCACCCGTCATGTTCCATCCCTATATGGGAAGCTGcgaattaaaaaatcccAACTGAACACTGCAACAAAAGAGATTTccttattaaaaaaagcaaaaaaatttccaaactttccgaaattaaaaaattttttctgttCCTATTCACATCGCCATGAAACAGCAACTTCTAATAAGCAAGTTTCCTGCTTTCGAGAAGTACCAGCGTGGATTAAACAATGTCAATCCCAATGTCGTGGTTTTTTAACAAGGAAATGTGTTAgtatagaaaaattaagGCGCGATGATATGTCTGAGCGATTAGGTTGGCTGCCAAAGCTAGAGACTAAACTAAGCTCTATTTCTGATGAGGAAAGATTGATACTACTGAAAGAAAGCCACCAAATATACAGAAAGATGGTATCATTACATTTAGAGCTTCTTCATTTACCGCAATTGGAAATGTCACTTGATTTTTGTGGATTTAGTAGTGACGATTCATCTATTGCAATTTCCAGTCAGCTGGTTCCGCCGATACTCAACAATTTGATCTTTAAGCTTGAAGAGTCTCCTCAAATTTGgatattaataatatcaaGATTCTCATCTGATGGCATTGACAAAATTGATGTTCAAAACTTTATTCTCCTGatattaaaattctttGGCTTTGCAATTTCAGCTTCTGATCGAAGAAGTTTTCTAAATTTGATAATGTCTTGTGTTATGGTTTCTATTCAACAATCGTCTGCGGAAGTGGGACATTCGACCAGTGATTCTCTTATTTCGTGGGCCTCAAGACTGTTCACTAAAGGATTTTG TTTGCAGCTTCAAtcattctttgaaaaacatTTAGGAAATGTAGtcgataaatttttcttggaGCACTTATGTGAAACGACAATTGAAAGTGATGCAATGAGGGTTGTTACAGAGATGCTTGTTTCGTGTTATGAAAATAGGGAAAGAATCCCTAATGAACTTCCTATGgtattaaaacaaatatattattCAAGATCT GAATCTTTTAAGCCTTCAGCTATTAAggaatttattgaatactTTTTGTGTGATCAGCTAATGAACTGCCTTTCAGTCTACTACTCAAAGTACTTTGAAGGGAAGGACTCGAAAAAATTCACTCTTGTAAAGCATTTTATGAACTCTCTATTCGGTAGGGTTAAACTTAATGAGCAAACTGAAATAATTTGGCATACTAGGAATTATAGAATCGTCGAGGCTCTTGTAAGAAAAT TGATTCATTTATCAACGCCTAAAATTATACCAGTCTACGGCGGAAGAACACTCAGTTGTACCCACAAAGACATCTTTGACCTTCAAAATATTCTAAGATATTGTGATGAACGTGGAGATTTTAGttcatttccttcttttaaGAAGTTAATATCATTACTCGGATCTCCGAAGCTGTTTAAAAAGCatgaaaatcaaattttgcttctggagtcaaaaaatgaagtcATTCATTCGTCTTTACCCTGCTCTAAGTCTTCTTTATACCAACTTTCCTTAAGCTTATGTATTCCTCTAATTGAAGGCCACCTTCGCAATTCGTTGGAGGAAATACTTTTCGGGGTACCCACTGAGCTCGAAAACCAAAAGTTCATGTCAGTTTTAAGGAATGATAAATTAATCAAGTCCATTCATCCTGGTTCTTTATCAGGgatttcaaattctttcGTTAACTCGAAACACCC AATTGAGCAATGGCAGTCTAgattaagaaaaatattacacCTTTTTTCCGGAAGAAATGAAGATATAGCCTCTTTGCAATGTGTTCTTCAATTTGGCTCAAGTGAACGAATTCACTTAGAAGACATTCAAAACAGCCATCGATATTTGTGCAgcttgaaaaagaataatagTCAAAAAGACATACACAGAAACCCTCTTTTAAGTCATGTTTTTGATACTAATACCAAAAGTTTCGACACTCTTAAGACTTTAAACTACAAGCATGCAATCTTAAAGAAGTCGATGGGTGAACTATACAAAATGGAAATGATCCACGAGTGCCCTAGACAGCTTTTTGGTCAAATCTTGGTAGTTTATCTCAATAGGGAACGAACCCTTCTGAACTTTTATCTGAttgaaaattctaaaaCCATCGATGAAGCAACTTTGCAATTGACAGATCTCATTCAAGCTAT aaaaacgggaatttattatttgagGATGTTCAACCTGCCTTTTCATGTGAAGCAACTGTATACTTGGTTAGCACCAATTTCTAAGTACGATAGTGAAATTAgttttaatcaaaaaaaagaaaggaggAAAACTTTCCTAAGCTTTGAGCGAAGGGGGAAAAACAGGAAGTTTTAA